In one Cupriavidus taiwanensis genomic region, the following are encoded:
- a CDS encoding thymidylate synthase has translation MKQYLDFMRHVYEHGTDKADRTGTGTRSVFGYQMRFDLREGFPVVTTKKLHLKSIIYELLWFLQGSTNVRWLQEHGVTIWDEWADEHGELGPVYGSQWRSWPAPDGRHIDQISELVAQIRANPDSRRLIVSAWNVADIPRMKLPPCHAFFQFYVADGRLSCQLYQRSADIFLGVPFNIASYALLTHMMAQQTGLEVGDFIWTGGDCHLYNNHFEQVQTQLARAPMALPQLKILRQPDSIFDYRYEDFELAGYQSHPAIKAPVAV, from the coding sequence ATGAAACAGTACCTCGACTTCATGCGCCATGTTTACGAGCATGGCACCGACAAGGCCGACCGCACCGGCACCGGCACGCGCTCGGTGTTCGGCTACCAGATGCGCTTCGACCTGCGCGAAGGCTTCCCGGTGGTGACCACCAAGAAGCTGCACCTGAAGTCGATCATCTATGAACTGCTGTGGTTCCTGCAGGGCTCGACCAACGTGCGCTGGCTGCAGGAGCACGGCGTCACCATCTGGGACGAGTGGGCCGACGAGCACGGCGAACTGGGCCCGGTCTACGGCTCGCAATGGCGCTCCTGGCCGGCGCCGGACGGCCGCCATATCGACCAGATCTCCGAGCTGGTGGCGCAGATCCGCGCCAACCCGGATTCGCGCCGGCTGATCGTGTCGGCCTGGAACGTGGCCGACATCCCGCGCATGAAGCTGCCGCCCTGCCATGCGTTCTTCCAGTTTTACGTGGCCGACGGCCGGCTCTCGTGCCAGCTGTACCAGCGCAGTGCCGACATCTTCCTGGGCGTGCCGTTCAATATCGCCAGCTATGCGCTGCTGACCCACATGATGGCGCAGCAGACCGGGCTGGAAGTGGGCGACTTCATCTGGACCGGCGGCGACTGCCACCTGTACAACAACCATTTCGAGCAGGTGCAGACCCAGCTGGCGCGCGCGCCCATGGCACTGCCGCAGCTGAAGATCCTGCGCCAGCCCGACAGCATCTTCGACTACCGCTACGAAGACTTCGAACTGGCCGGCTACCAGTCGCATCCCGCGATCAAGGCGCCGGTGGCCGTATGA
- the mog gene encoding molybdopterin adenylyltransferase yields MTQTTQPVVRHHPDELVVGFVSISDRASAGTYQDEGIPALREWFGRTLTSPWQAMERLIPDEQAQISRTLIELVDVAGCDLVLTTGGTGPARRDVTPEATLAVATKEMPGFGEQMRQVSLHFVPTAILSRQVAVIRETASRAALIINLPGQPRAIRETLEGLRDADGKPVVQGIFAAVPYCIDLIGGPYMETDEAIVKAWRPKNAVRAKPAA; encoded by the coding sequence ATGACCCAGACCACCCAGCCGGTTGTCCGCCACCATCCCGACGAACTCGTCGTCGGCTTCGTCTCGATCTCGGACCGCGCCTCGGCCGGCACCTACCAGGACGAGGGCATCCCGGCGCTGCGCGAGTGGTTCGGGCGCACGCTGACCTCGCCCTGGCAGGCGATGGAGCGCCTGATCCCGGACGAGCAGGCGCAGATCTCGCGCACGCTGATCGAGCTGGTCGACGTGGCCGGCTGCGACCTGGTGCTGACCACCGGCGGCACCGGCCCGGCGCGCCGCGACGTCACGCCCGAGGCCACGCTGGCGGTCGCCACCAAGGAAATGCCGGGCTTCGGCGAGCAGATGCGCCAGGTCAGCCTGCATTTCGTGCCGACCGCGATCCTGTCGCGCCAGGTCGCGGTGATCCGCGAGACCGCCAGCCGCGCGGCGCTGATCATCAACCTGCCCGGCCAGCCGCGCGCGATCCGCGAAACCCTGGAAGGCCTGCGCGACGCCGACGGCAAGCCGGTGGTGCAAGGCATCTTTGCCGCGGTGCCGTACTGCATCGACCTGATCGGCGGGCCCTACATGGAAACCGACGAGGCCATCGTCAAGGCCTGGCGCCCCAAGAACGCCGTGCGCGCCAAGCCCGCGGCCTGA
- the yjgA gene encoding ribosome biogenesis factor YjgA, with translation MTRNSRNSQGARFPGGFAPEPEDDEPKSKSQRKRDMTALQDLGAELEALAKDRLARVPMPEALADAIHEARRINSHEGKRRQMQYVGKIMRGLEDDEVEVIRQALEGFKGTSKAETARMHLIERWRELLLADDAALTRFLAEHPGIDVQALRNTIRNARKEKELGKPPRYFRELFQAIKTALDLKDGKGRAAEEPTPDHPEPEA, from the coding sequence ATGACGCGAAATTCCCGTAACTCCCAAGGCGCGCGCTTTCCCGGAGGCTTTGCCCCCGAGCCGGAAGACGACGAACCGAAAAGCAAGTCGCAGCGCAAGCGCGACATGACCGCCCTGCAGGACCTTGGCGCCGAGCTCGAGGCGCTGGCCAAGGACCGCCTGGCGCGCGTGCCGATGCCCGAGGCGCTCGCCGACGCCATCCACGAGGCGCGCCGCATCAACAGCCACGAAGGCAAGCGCCGCCAGATGCAGTACGTCGGCAAGATCATGCGCGGCCTCGAGGACGACGAGGTCGAGGTGATCCGGCAAGCGCTGGAGGGCTTCAAGGGCACCAGCAAGGCCGAAACCGCCCGCATGCATCTGATCGAGCGCTGGCGCGAGCTGCTGCTGGCCGACGACGCGGCGCTGACGCGCTTCCTCGCCGAGCATCCCGGCATCGACGTGCAGGCGCTGCGCAACACCATCCGCAACGCGCGCAAGGAAAAGGAACTGGGCAAGCCGCCGCGCTATTTCCGCGAGCTGTTCCAGGCGATCAAGACGGCGCTGGACCTGAAGGACGGCAAGGGCCGCGCCGCCGAGGAACCCACCCCCGACCATCCGGAGCCCGAGGCATGA
- a CDS encoding SUMF1/EgtB/PvdO family nonheme iron enzyme, giving the protein MSGFPMLPDLYFTGGKATWSDPRRLPREGLAQALVDTRSRTLAWLAPFGQTRRAWDVPRQYDADPPLWTLGHVAWHAEWWCLRGVRQVDRGGVPVPVASEPSLLDGADEWFDPDRIGPDQRWEIALPDVAVVKRYAAEVLDGVLRRIALLPDDTDLTLYPYRRALLHEDAHGEGVAALLQALGMAPAEAAGAAPALPAGHGGTLHFPGGRFTLGWSDADGFAWPDELPPQPTYVPAVEIDMALVSNAQFLEFVEDRGYEHPAWWSSAGRQWLMTQERSAPRYWSRHPESRAWMLERFGTLRTLNPDEAVRHVTLYEAQAWCVWAGRRLPAESEWELAATQNRGLQWGALREWTATPYEPYAGFVAAPSDGDMVGRFGTHQAVRGVSFASPARLRHVRARWARLPEDDLSFIGFRSCAL; this is encoded by the coding sequence ATGAGCGGCTTTCCCATGCTTCCCGATCTCTACTTCACCGGCGGCAAGGCCACCTGGTCGGACCCGCGCCGGCTGCCGCGCGAAGGGCTGGCGCAGGCACTGGTGGACACGCGCAGCCGCACGCTGGCGTGGCTGGCGCCGTTCGGGCAGACCCGGCGCGCCTGGGACGTGCCGCGCCAGTACGATGCCGACCCGCCGCTGTGGACGCTCGGCCACGTGGCCTGGCATGCGGAGTGGTGGTGCCTGCGCGGCGTGCGCCAGGTCGATCGCGGCGGGGTGCCGGTGCCGGTGGCGTCGGAGCCGTCGCTGCTGGACGGCGCCGACGAATGGTTCGATCCGGACCGCATCGGGCCCGACCAGCGCTGGGAGATCGCACTGCCCGACGTCGCGGTGGTCAAGCGCTATGCCGCCGAGGTGCTGGACGGCGTGCTGCGCCGGATCGCGCTGCTGCCCGACGACACTGACCTGACCCTGTACCCGTACCGTCGTGCGCTGCTGCATGAAGACGCGCACGGCGAAGGCGTGGCCGCGCTGCTGCAGGCGCTTGGCATGGCCCCCGCCGAGGCCGCCGGCGCGGCGCCCGCGCTGCCCGCCGGACATGGCGGCACGCTGCATTTTCCGGGCGGGCGCTTCACCCTGGGCTGGAGCGATGCCGACGGCTTTGCCTGGCCCGACGAGTTGCCGCCCCAGCCGACCTACGTGCCCGCGGTCGAAATCGACATGGCGCTGGTCAGCAACGCGCAGTTCCTGGAATTCGTCGAGGACCGCGGCTACGAGCATCCGGCCTGGTGGTCGTCGGCGGGACGGCAATGGCTGATGACGCAGGAACGCTCTGCGCCGCGCTACTGGTCGCGCCACCCGGAGTCGCGCGCGTGGATGCTGGAACGCTTCGGCACGCTGCGCACGCTCAATCCGGACGAGGCGGTGCGCCATGTCACGCTGTACGAGGCGCAGGCGTGGTGCGTCTGGGCCGGGCGGCGCCTGCCGGCGGAATCGGAATGGGAGCTCGCCGCGACGCAGAACCGCGGCCTGCAGTGGGGCGCGCTGCGCGAGTGGACCGCCACGCCGTATGAGCCGTATGCCGGCTTTGTCGCCGCGCCGTCCGACGGCGACATGGTGGGGCGCTTCGGCACGCACCAGGCGGTGCGCGGGGTGTCGTTCGCCAGTCCCGCGCGGCTGCGCCATGTGCGCGCGCGCTGGGCGCGGCTGCCCGAGGACGACCTGTCCTTCATCGGCTTCCGCAGCTGCGCGCTGTAG
- the egtD gene encoding L-histidine N(alpha)-methyltransferase, with translation MPVVPNPPNPPAHHKAPQTPVPPLNHHNGHAVAPPALVALANGRAQRPPRPEFVQQYREDSGALREQILSGLRAAQAAISPKFFYDVLGSRLFEAITDLPEYYPTRTEAAIFASAAPAIAARAGSGCVLVDLGAGNCEKAARLFGSLRPAQYVAVDISVEFLRATLSSLQQQHPEIPMLGLGADLCAPFDLPAQVRRGRRLFFYPGSSIGNFAPVEALALLQRLRGAAGRGDGVLIGVDLHKDETTLVSAYDDALGVTAAFNRNLLRNVNRIVGTDFALDDWRHQASFDRDASRIQMHLRACREVRVQWDGGAREFAAGERIHTEDSYKYRPEDFALLLEAAGFDDPVYWSDPRGWFAVFHARG, from the coding sequence ATGCCGGTTGTCCCGAACCCGCCCAACCCGCCCGCGCACCACAAAGCCCCGCAGACCCCCGTCCCGCCCCTGAACCACCATAACGGCCATGCCGTGGCGCCGCCCGCGCTGGTGGCGCTGGCCAATGGCCGTGCGCAGCGCCCGCCGCGGCCGGAGTTCGTGCAGCAGTACCGCGAAGACAGCGGCGCGCTGCGCGAGCAGATCCTGTCCGGCCTGCGCGCCGCGCAGGCGGCCATCAGTCCCAAGTTCTTCTACGACGTGCTGGGTTCGCGCCTGTTCGAAGCCATCACCGACCTGCCCGAGTACTACCCGACCCGCACCGAGGCCGCGATCTTTGCCAGCGCGGCGCCCGCCATCGCGGCGCGCGCGGGCAGCGGCTGCGTGCTGGTGGACCTGGGCGCGGGCAACTGCGAGAAGGCGGCGCGGCTGTTCGGCAGCCTGCGCCCGGCGCAGTATGTGGCGGTGGATATCTCGGTCGAGTTCCTGCGCGCGACGCTGTCGTCGCTGCAGCAGCAGCACCCCGAGATCCCGATGCTCGGGCTCGGCGCCGACCTGTGCGCCCCGTTCGACCTGCCGGCCCAGGTCAGGCGCGGCAGGCGCCTGTTCTTCTATCCGGGCTCGAGCATCGGCAATTTCGCACCGGTCGAGGCGCTGGCGCTGCTGCAGCGCCTGCGCGGCGCGGCCGGGCGCGGCGACGGCGTGCTGATCGGCGTGGACCTGCACAAGGACGAGACCACGCTGGTATCGGCCTATGACGATGCGCTGGGCGTCACCGCGGCCTTCAACCGCAACCTGCTGCGCAACGTGAACCGCATCGTCGGCACCGATTTCGCGCTGGACGACTGGCGCCACCAGGCCAGCTTCGACCGCGACGCCTCGCGCATCCAGATGCACCTGCGGGCATGCCGCGAGGTGCGCGTGCAATGGGACGGCGGCGCGCGCGAGTTTGCCGCCGGCGAGCGCATCCATACCGAGGATTCGTACAAGTACCGCCCGGAGGACTTCGCGCTGCTGCTCGAAGCCGCCGGTTTCGACGACCCGGTGTACTGGTCTGACCCGCGCGGCTGGTTCGCGGTATTCCACGCGCGCGGCTGA
- a CDS encoding IS481 family transposase, with the protein MPWSQTTVKQQREEFVRLARQADANIAELCRRFCISRKTGYKWLNREDLDDRTRRPHSSPGRTPAAIEESVLAIRAEHSAWGARKIARVLERDHRIQIAPSTVNWVLRRHGLIDPAASAAATAWQRFEHDRPNALWQIDFKGHFATDTQRCHPLTVLDDHSRFNVLLKALGNEQFESVQEALEMAFARYGLPERINADNGPPWGSPVPRALTTLGAWLIRLGVRLSHSRPGHPQTNGKDERFHRTMQAELLANQRFRDLDDAQQHFSHWRHVYNFKRPHHALDMETPASRYAPSPRAMPRELPPIEYGSNDIVRKVGDGGRICFRGKTFRVGRALVGTPVALRPRVDLDGTFDVYFCHQKVATIDLQQAD; encoded by the coding sequence TTGCCCTGGAGCCAAACCACCGTGAAGCAGCAAAGAGAAGAGTTCGTCCGCCTGGCACGCCAGGCGGACGCCAATATTGCGGAGCTTTGCCGCCGCTTCTGCATCAGCCGCAAGACCGGCTACAAGTGGTTGAACCGAGAGGATCTGGACGACCGAACTCGGCGGCCACATAGCTCTCCCGGCCGAACTCCAGCTGCCATCGAAGAGAGCGTGCTAGCGATACGAGCCGAACATTCGGCCTGGGGCGCCCGCAAGATCGCACGCGTGCTGGAGCGCGACCACCGCATCCAAATCGCCCCGAGCACAGTCAATTGGGTGCTGCGCCGCCATGGCTTGATCGATCCGGCCGCCAGCGCGGCCGCTACAGCATGGCAGCGCTTCGAGCACGACCGGCCCAATGCACTATGGCAAATTGACTTCAAAGGCCACTTCGCTACCGACACGCAGAGGTGCCACCCGCTCACGGTCTTGGACGATCACTCCCGGTTCAATGTGCTGCTCAAGGCCTTGGGCAACGAACAGTTTGAATCCGTACAGGAAGCGTTAGAGATGGCTTTTGCGCGCTATGGGCTGCCCGAACGGATCAATGCAGACAACGGCCCGCCCTGGGGTTCCCCAGTGCCCCGAGCATTAACCACGCTGGGCGCGTGGCTGATTCGCCTGGGCGTGCGGCTCAGTCATAGCCGACCTGGCCATCCTCAGACCAACGGTAAGGACGAGCGCTTCCATCGAACCATGCAGGCTGAGCTGTTGGCCAACCAGCGTTTCCGGGATCTGGACGATGCCCAGCAGCACTTCAGCCATTGGCGCCACGTGTACAACTTCAAGCGCCCCCACCACGCGCTGGATATGGAGACCCCCGCAAGCCGCTATGCGCCTAGCCCACGGGCGATGCCGCGCGAACTCCCGCCCATCGAGTACGGCAGCAATGACATCGTGCGAAAGGTAGGCGACGGCGGGCGCATCTGCTTCCGAGGAAAGACGTTCCGGGTCGGACGAGCCTTGGTCGGAACGCCCGTAGCGCTGCGCCCTCGCGTGGATCTGGACGGCACCTTTGACGTCTACTTCTGCCATCAAAAGGTCGCCACAATAGACCTACAGCAGGCCGATTAA
- a CDS encoding dihydrofolate reductase has product MTLLTLVVARARNGTIGRDNTLPWRLPEDLAHFKRTTMGAPVIMGRKTWDSIGRPLPGRRNIVVSRNPDLRIEGAEVASSLEDAQRLCVGADQIFLIGGAQLYAEAMPSADRLVVTEIDADVEGDAFFPEIDRTQWIETARESHHSAANGFDYAFVTYERPPSNES; this is encoded by the coding sequence ATGACGCTGCTGACACTGGTTGTAGCCCGCGCCCGCAACGGCACCATCGGCCGCGACAACACGCTGCCGTGGCGCCTGCCGGAAGACCTGGCGCACTTCAAGCGCACCACCATGGGCGCACCCGTGATCATGGGGCGCAAGACCTGGGACTCGATCGGCCGCCCGCTGCCGGGCCGGCGCAATATCGTGGTCAGCCGCAATCCGGACTTGCGCATCGAAGGCGCGGAGGTGGCGTCGTCGCTGGAAGACGCGCAGCGGCTGTGCGTGGGCGCCGACCAGATCTTTTTGATCGGCGGCGCGCAGCTTTATGCGGAAGCCATGCCGAGCGCCGACCGGCTGGTGGTGACCGAGATCGACGCCGATGTGGAAGGCGATGCCTTTTTCCCCGAGATCGATCGCACCCAATGGATCGAAACCGCGCGCGAGAGCCATCATTCGGCAGCGAACGGCTTCGACTATGCCTTCGTCACTTACGAGCGGCCGCCGTCGAACGAGTCCTAA
- a CDS encoding AEC family transporter, whose product MFERIVSIITPVILIILVGWLYGRRAHPDMAGINRATLDVIAPLLVVSAFVSKDFVLADQLVLLGCAVAVVLGSGVLAWGLARWMKVDPRTFVPPMMFNNCGNMGLPLSVFAFGPAGLAPAVALFAASNLMHFTLGMKIVNRHASVAQIARNPMVLATVAGIALALARPWFTLPDPVYQSVKLLGDATVPLMLFALGVRMKDVSLRNWGMGLVGAAVCPLTGIAVALALAQWVPLSELQRGLLFVFAALPPAVLNFLVADHFRQEPDQVASIVLLGNIAAVVFVPVGLYLGLR is encoded by the coding sequence ATGTTCGAGCGCATCGTCTCCATCATCACGCCGGTCATCCTGATCATCCTGGTCGGGTGGCTGTACGGGCGCCGCGCCCATCCGGACATGGCGGGGATCAACCGCGCCACGCTCGACGTAATCGCGCCGCTGCTGGTGGTGTCGGCCTTCGTCAGCAAGGACTTCGTGCTGGCCGACCAGCTGGTGCTGCTGGGTTGCGCGGTGGCGGTGGTGCTGGGCTCGGGGGTGCTGGCGTGGGGGCTGGCGCGCTGGATGAAGGTCGATCCGCGCACCTTCGTGCCGCCGATGATGTTCAACAACTGCGGCAACATGGGCTTGCCGCTGTCCGTTTTCGCCTTCGGCCCGGCCGGGCTGGCGCCGGCGGTGGCGCTGTTCGCGGCGTCGAACCTGATGCACTTCACCCTCGGCATGAAGATCGTCAACCGGCATGCGTCGGTGGCGCAGATCGCGCGCAACCCGATGGTGCTGGCCACGGTCGCTGGCATTGCGCTGGCACTGGCGCGGCCGTGGTTCACGCTGCCGGATCCGGTCTACCAGTCGGTCAAGCTGCTGGGCGATGCCACCGTGCCGCTGATGCTGTTCGCGCTGGGCGTGCGCATGAAGGATGTGAGCCTGCGCAACTGGGGCATGGGACTGGTCGGCGCGGCGGTGTGTCCGCTGACCGGCATCGCGGTGGCGCTGGCGCTGGCGCAGTGGGTGCCGCTGTCCGAACTGCAGCGCGGCCTGCTGTTCGTGTTTGCGGCGTTGCCGCCGGCGGTGCTGAATTTCCTGGTGGCGGACCACTTCCGGCAGGAGCCGGACCAGGTCGCGTCGATCGTGCTGCTCGGCAATATCGCCGCGGTGGTGTTCGTGCCGGTCGGGCTGTACCTGGGCCTGCGCTGA
- the orn gene encoding oligoribonuclease encodes MTSQAAAKSVKSENNLIWLDMEMTGLQPDTDRIIEVAVVITDSELNILAEGPVLVIHQSDAVLDGMDNWNKGTHGRSGLIDKVKASTLTEEQAEAELLAFLKRWVPAGKSPMCGNSICQDRRFMARYMPRLEAFFHYRNLDVSTLKELCKRWEPAVHKGFVKRQLHTALADILESVEELRYYRTHFIRHAAPGAAPAGEAPAAGTPAQ; translated from the coding sequence ATGACAAGCCAAGCCGCCGCCAAATCCGTCAAAAGCGAAAACAACCTGATCTGGCTGGACATGGAAATGACCGGCCTGCAGCCGGATACCGACCGCATCATCGAAGTGGCGGTGGTGATTACCGACTCCGAGCTCAATATCCTGGCCGAAGGCCCGGTGCTGGTGATCCACCAGAGCGATGCCGTGCTCGACGGCATGGACAACTGGAACAAGGGCACCCACGGCCGCTCGGGCCTGATCGACAAGGTCAAGGCCTCGACCCTGACCGAAGAGCAGGCCGAGGCCGAGTTGCTGGCCTTCCTCAAGCGCTGGGTGCCGGCCGGCAAGTCGCCGATGTGCGGCAACTCGATCTGCCAGGACCGCCGCTTCATGGCGCGCTACATGCCCAGGCTGGAAGCCTTCTTCCACTACCGCAACCTGGACGTGTCGACGCTCAAGGAGCTGTGCAAGCGCTGGGAGCCGGCCGTCCACAAGGGTTTCGTCAAGCGCCAGCTGCACACCGCGCTGGCCGACATCCTGGAGTCGGTGGAAGAGCTGCGCTACTACCGCACCCACTTTATCCGCCACGCCGCGCCTGGCGCGGCGCCTGCCGGCGAAGCACCGGCCGCCGGCACGCCGGCGCAGTAA
- a CDS encoding TerC family protein, with amino-acid sequence MEWFTDLFTMQFLTALLSIVVIDLVLAGDNAIVIALAARNLPAHLQKKAIVWGTVGAVVVRSAMTIGVVWLLKIPGLMLVGGLALVWIAYKLLSDEGDGDEHGSGASTLWGAMKTIIIADAVMGVDNVLAVAGAAHGSFLLVVLGLLISIPIVVWGSSLVLKLMARFPVIIYLGAGVLAFTAVKMIVHEPMVKAFFEANPVVNWGLYVLIVGGVLGAGYLVQKRREQQQEPAGSH; translated from the coding sequence ATGGAGTGGTTTACCGATCTGTTCACGATGCAGTTCCTGACGGCACTGCTGTCCATCGTCGTCATTGACCTGGTGCTGGCCGGCGACAATGCCATCGTGATCGCGCTGGCGGCGCGCAACCTGCCCGCCCACCTGCAGAAAAAGGCCATTGTCTGGGGTACCGTGGGTGCCGTGGTGGTCCGCTCGGCCATGACGATCGGCGTGGTCTGGCTGCTCAAGATTCCGGGCCTGATGCTGGTGGGCGGCCTGGCGCTGGTGTGGATTGCCTACAAGCTGCTGTCCGACGAAGGCGACGGCGACGAGCATGGCAGCGGGGCCTCGACCCTGTGGGGCGCGATGAAGACCATCATCATCGCCGACGCGGTGATGGGCGTCGACAACGTGCTGGCGGTGGCCGGTGCCGCGCACGGCAGCTTCCTGCTGGTGGTGCTGGGCCTGCTGATCAGCATCCCCATCGTGGTGTGGGGCTCGAGCCTGGTGCTCAAGCTGATGGCCCGCTTCCCCGTCATCATTTACCTGGGCGCCGGCGTGCTGGCCTTCACGGCGGTCAAGATGATCGTGCACGAGCCGATGGTCAAGGCGTTCTTCGAAGCCAACCCGGTGGTCAACTGGGGCCTGTACGTGCTGATCGTCGGTGGCGTGCTGGGCGCCGGCTACCTGGTGCAGAAGCGCCGCGAGCAGCAGCAGGAGCCGGCCGGCAGCCACTGA
- the pmbA gene encoding metalloprotease PmbA: MDPIAEQTAHFTYTQAQLSEMAADVLRVARELGATDAATEISEGSGLSVSVRKGQVETIEQNRDKVVGVTVMIGKRRGNASTSDFSPAALRATAEAAYNIARFTAEDDCAGLAEEELLERAPQDLDLFHPWALDAEAAIDIATRAEAAAFAVSPRIRNSDGASVSAQHSQFVLATTRGFTGGYPYSRHFISCAPIAGSGSGMQRDDWYSSKRSPLALAAPEDIGRYAAERALARLQARKLSTRRCPVLFEAPLAAGLLGAFVQAVSGGALYRKSTFLCDSLGQSVFAPHIQIHEQPHTPGAMGSAPFDEEGVRTRERDVVRDGVVQGYFLSTYSARKLGMQTTGNAGGSHNLTLSSSLTQPGDDFPAMLRKLGTGLLVTELMGQGVNYVTGDYSRGASGYWVENGVIQYPVEEITIAGNMAEMFRQIVAIGADALVRGTKETGSILLEQMTIAGN; the protein is encoded by the coding sequence ATGGACCCGATCGCCGAACAGACCGCGCATTTCACCTACACCCAGGCCCAGCTCAGCGAGATGGCCGCCGATGTGCTGCGGGTGGCACGCGAACTGGGGGCGACCGACGCCGCCACCGAGATCTCGGAAGGCAGCGGCCTGTCGGTTTCGGTGCGCAAGGGCCAGGTGGAGACCATCGAGCAGAACCGCGACAAGGTGGTCGGAGTCACGGTGATGATCGGCAAGCGCCGCGGCAACGCCAGCACCTCCGACTTCTCGCCGGCGGCGCTGCGCGCCACCGCCGAGGCGGCCTACAACATCGCCCGCTTCACCGCCGAGGACGACTGCGCCGGCCTCGCCGAAGAGGAATTGCTCGAGCGCGCGCCGCAGGACCTGGACCTGTTCCACCCGTGGGCGCTCGATGCCGAAGCCGCGATCGACATCGCCACCCGCGCCGAGGCCGCGGCCTTCGCGGTCTCGCCGCGCATCCGCAACAGCGACGGCGCCAGCGTCTCGGCCCAGCATTCGCAGTTCGTGCTGGCAACCACGCGCGGCTTTACCGGCGGCTATCCGTATTCTCGCCACTTCATTTCATGCGCGCCGATCGCCGGCAGCGGCAGCGGCATGCAGCGCGACGACTGGTATTCGTCCAAGCGCTCGCCGCTGGCACTGGCCGCGCCCGAGGACATCGGCCGCTACGCCGCCGAGCGCGCGCTGGCGCGGCTGCAGGCGCGCAAGCTGTCGACGCGGCGCTGCCCGGTGCTGTTCGAGGCGCCGCTGGCAGCGGGCCTGCTCGGCGCCTTCGTGCAGGCGGTGTCGGGCGGCGCGCTGTACCGCAAGTCCACCTTCCTGTGCGATTCGCTGGGACAGTCCGTGTTCGCCCCGCATATCCAGATCCATGAGCAGCCGCATACCCCCGGCGCCATGGGCAGCGCTCCGTTCGACGAGGAAGGCGTGCGCACCCGCGAGCGCGACGTGGTCCGCGACGGGGTGGTGCAGGGCTATTTCCTGTCGACCTATTCGGCGCGCAAGCTCGGCATGCAGACCACCGGCAATGCCGGTGGCTCGCACAACCTGACGCTGTCGAGCAGCCTGACCCAGCCCGGCGACGACTTTCCCGCCATGCTGCGCAAGCTCGGCACCGGCCTGCTGGTGACCGAGCTGATGGGGCAGGGCGTCAACTACGTCACCGGCGACTATTCGCGCGGCGCGTCGGGCTATTGGGTCGAGAATGGCGTGATCCAGTATCCGGTCGAGGAAATCACCATCGCCGGCAACATGGCCGAGATGTTCCGGCAGATCGTCGCGATCGGCGCCGACGCGCTGGTACGCGGCACCAAGGAAACCGGCTCGATCCTGCTCGAGCAGATGACGATTGCCGGCAACTGA